A DNA window from Chryseobacterium sp. MEBOG06 contains the following coding sequences:
- the dnaG gene encoding DNA primase: MISKQTIDKIFSTIRVEEIVGEYVQLKRAGSNFKGLSPFHEEKSPSFVVSPSKQIWKDFSTGKGGTAISFLMEIENFTYPEALRHAAKKYGIEIEEDLREISEEAKNAQTEKDILYKIHEVANTYFQEILWDEQDGRSIGLSYFKERELKDDIIRKFQLGYSPEKKNAFTAYALEKGYNKDILEKSGLSIFPENSPAGIDRFRERVIFPIHSFSGRVLGFGARILKNNVKTAKYLNSPETEIYHKSNVLYGLNQSKQAISRKNACLLVEGYMDVISLHMSGIENVVASSGTSLTTEQIKLIKRLTENVTILFDGDNAGIKASFRSIDMLLTEGMNIRVLLFPDGDDPDSFARKHPQEYVEKYIENEAMDFIDFKAEILLRDIGNDPIKKAEAIRDIVKSVSFVQNALKREVYLKEVSNKFGLSEQSLFNELDVQKQITQNQTSHVQQQQKDKTAPKMEIVPPDKEKEDPFLFGVLFMENKLVDHMLMFGDIVLKRRNEQNEEYQITVIEEILHHFEEEQYTFLVKENEIIINQVREGIQKDELRSGNFFVSFMDEEITTKVVDALIPLDDLENWASRNIYPPNYGDKVADQIQGDVLLHKYRYIDYLITETAKELDQYSNTDEGKYYELIKKITLLKQASIRLSNIIEYSPIKGIYGDRNR; encoded by the coding sequence ATGATTTCTAAGCAGACGATAGATAAAATATTCTCCACAATCAGGGTAGAAGAGATTGTAGGGGAATATGTGCAGTTGAAAAGAGCGGGGTCTAACTTTAAAGGACTCAGTCCTTTTCATGAAGAAAAATCGCCAAGTTTTGTCGTTTCGCCAAGTAAGCAGATTTGGAAAGACTTCTCTACGGGAAAAGGAGGAACAGCGATCTCTTTCCTGATGGAAATTGAGAATTTTACTTATCCTGAAGCTCTTCGTCATGCTGCTAAAAAGTATGGAATCGAAATAGAAGAGGATTTACGTGAAATTTCTGAGGAAGCAAAGAATGCCCAGACCGAAAAAGATATTTTATATAAGATCCACGAGGTCGCCAACACTTACTTTCAGGAGATACTTTGGGATGAGCAGGATGGCAGAAGTATAGGTCTTTCTTACTTTAAAGAACGAGAGCTTAAGGATGATATCATCAGGAAATTCCAGCTTGGATATTCTCCTGAAAAGAAAAATGCTTTTACAGCGTATGCGCTGGAGAAAGGCTATAACAAAGATATTCTTGAAAAATCAGGACTTTCTATCTTCCCTGAAAATTCACCGGCAGGAATTGACCGGTTTCGTGAAAGGGTTATTTTCCCAATTCATAGTTTTTCGGGTAGAGTTTTAGGTTTTGGAGCCAGAATTCTTAAGAATAATGTAAAAACAGCAAAATATCTCAACTCTCCGGAAACGGAGATTTACCATAAATCCAATGTTCTTTACGGGTTAAACCAAAGTAAACAGGCTATTTCAAGAAAAAATGCCTGTCTTTTGGTAGAAGGGTATATGGATGTGATTTCACTTCATATGTCCGGGATAGAAAATGTGGTAGCAAGCTCCGGAACTTCGCTGACGACTGAGCAGATTAAACTGATCAAGAGGCTTACGGAAAATGTAACCATACTTTTTGACGGAGATAATGCCGGGATTAAAGCCAGTTTCCGAAGTATCGATATGCTTTTGACAGAAGGCATGAATATCCGTGTACTACTGTTCCCTGATGGAGATGACCCGGATTCTTTTGCCAGAAAACATCCGCAGGAATACGTTGAAAAATACATCGAAAATGAAGCGATGGATTTTATCGACTTTAAAGCGGAAATCCTGTTGAGAGATATAGGAAATGATCCTATTAAAAAGGCTGAAGCGATAAGGGATATTGTAAAATCGGTTTCCTTTGTACAGAATGCCCTGAAAAGGGAGGTATATCTTAAGGAGGTTTCGAATAAGTTCGGACTTTCTGAGCAGAGCCTTTTCAACGAACTGGATGTTCAGAAGCAGATTACCCAGAATCAGACGAGCCATGTTCAGCAGCAGCAGAAGGATAAAACGGCTCCCAAGATGGAGATTGTCCCTCCGGATAAAGAGAAAGAAGATCCTTTCCTGTTTGGAGTACTGTTTATGGAGAATAAGCTGGTAGATCATATGCTGATGTTTGGGGATATTGTCCTGAAACGCAGAAATGAACAAAATGAAGAGTACCAGATTACAGTTATTGAAGAAATTCTTCATCATTTTGAAGAAGAACAGTATACGTTTTTAGTCAAAGAAAATGAGATTATTATCAATCAGGTAAGAGAGGGAATTCAGAAAGATGAGCTTAGAAGCGGAAACTTTTTTGTATCTTTTATGGATGAAGAAATCACAACCAAAGTAGTAGATGCACTGATACCGCTGGATGATCTTGAAAACTGGGCTTCCAGAAACATCTATCCTCCCAATTATGGAGATAAGGTGGCGGATCAGATTCAGGGGGATGTTTTACTGCACAAATACCGGTACATTGATTATCTGATTACAGAGACAGCAAAAGAGCTGGATCAGTACAGCAATACCGATGAAGGAAAATATTATGAACTGATCAAGAAGATCACTTTGCTGAAACAGGCTTCAATAAGACTTAGTAATATTATCGAATATTCCCCGATCAAAGGGATCTATGGAGATAGAAATAGATAG
- a CDS encoding esterase-like activity of phytase family protein — protein MKKLLLSALMLTALASCKDDDPVNNQDINYSKLPQEFPFSKLATISGVDVINGGFGSGAAAHPTRKGEFYVITDRGPNTDYLNGKKFLTPGFTPTIMHFKINAEGNVEVIKYIKLKNPSGQLITGLPNPVGMGSTGEVAYDASGNVLGTDKYGLDSESIVAAADGTFWVSDEYGPHIVHYSADGVEMERISPIGVNTGTRKLPAVLAKRRANRGMEGLCITPDGKTLVGTIQSMMFVPSKTLATNTTLTRIVTFDIATGQTKQFLYKQDGGASDSVCDITALSNTEFLVIERDGNFGSQGGIKKVYRINLANASDVNGADISAVDGMKVNGKALEQCSWDEITNAGIKAVSKSLAVNLVTKLGYEHDKFEGIVYLGNNKLAVFNDDDFGVVDDGNGNPKAKILPKTGKVDKGTMYVVDIQ, from the coding sequence ATGAAAAAATTACTATTATCTGCTTTGATGCTTACAGCGCTGGCATCATGTAAGGATGATGATCCTGTAAACAATCAGGATATTAATTATTCCAAGCTTCCTCAGGAATTTCCTTTTTCTAAATTAGCTACAATCAGTGGAGTAGACGTCATCAACGGAGGATTTGGCTCCGGAGCTGCTGCTCACCCCACCAGAAAAGGCGAGTTTTACGTCATTACAGACCGTGGCCCGAATACGGACTACCTTAATGGTAAAAAATTTCTGACACCTGGCTTTACACCTACCATTATGCATTTTAAAATTAATGCCGAAGGTAACGTAGAGGTAATCAAATATATTAAGCTTAAAAATCCATCCGGACAGCTTATTACAGGACTGCCGAACCCTGTAGGAATGGGCAGTACGGGTGAAGTGGCTTACGATGCCTCCGGAAATGTTTTAGGAACAGATAAATACGGATTGGATAGTGAAAGCATTGTAGCTGCAGCAGATGGTACATTCTGGGTGTCAGATGAATATGGGCCTCATATTGTACATTATAGTGCTGATGGAGTAGAGATGGAAAGAATAAGCCCGATAGGAGTGAACACCGGAACAAGGAAACTGCCTGCCGTTTTAGCCAAAAGAAGAGCAAACAGAGGGATGGAAGGACTATGCATTACTCCCGATGGTAAAACTTTGGTAGGTACTATACAGTCTATGATGTTTGTACCAAGTAAAACGCTGGCAACCAATACAACTTTAACGAGGATTGTGACTTTTGATATTGCCACAGGACAGACCAAACAGTTTTTATATAAACAGGATGGTGGAGCTTCCGACTCAGTTTGTGATATCACAGCATTGAGCAATACAGAGTTTTTAGTCATCGAAAGAGACGGTAATTTTGGATCTCAGGGAGGGATTAAAAAAGTGTATAGAATCAATTTAGCTAACGCTAGTGATGTCAACGGAGCTGATATTTCAGCTGTAGACGGAATGAAAGTGAATGGTAAAGCCCTGGAACAATGTTCGTGGGATGAAATAACTAACGCAGGAATAAAAGCCGTTTCCAAATCATTAGCTGTAAATCTGGTTACCAAACTGGGGTATGAGCATGATAAATTTGAGGGAATTGTTTACTTAGGAAACAATAAACTGGCTGTTTTCAATGATGATGATTTCGGAGTAGTGGATGATGGAAATGGAAATCCCAAAGCAAAAATTCTGCCTAAAACAGGAAAGGTGGACAAAGGAACAATGTATGTAGTCGATATTCAATAA
- a CDS encoding T9SS type A sorting domain-containing protein codes for MQKLLSLLCTLIVGLCLAQFTANDVKFFVGTGSQTAYFVADFKDGTDDRSYVWGVRFNPGQNITGPQMLQMIKSAEPAFDYILTFNNGFLDKVSFNDHSQQSTPDWWSLWRGNDTNSWSSVGWMNNGTILNGQWYGASYGFSNPTAQAPATPTPAYSSLWYNSSQITNWIGTGSNKSLVVIDFGTDNSNGNANSFVFGIQYNGTITAEQALQLIQSQASYFTFTSTNNQISSLSLNNLTGNTSGSNSWKLYKGNDISSWQTQSELSQIQLTNNKWLGLSFGQRRPFTPTEASNATLGVSTVNKKILSIYPNPASDFIQIDSPENVKEVNIYSASGQKVMTAQATKINIQSLSSGVYFVEIKTLNNSVLHKMVKK; via the coding sequence ATGCAAAAATTATTAAGTCTTTTATGTACACTTATTGTGGGACTGTGCCTTGCGCAGTTTACTGCAAATGATGTAAAATTTTTCGTGGGAACAGGTTCTCAAACTGCCTATTTTGTAGCAGATTTCAAAGATGGAACTGATGACCGATCTTACGTCTGGGGAGTAAGATTTAATCCGGGGCAGAATATAACCGGGCCTCAAATGCTTCAGATGATCAAAAGTGCAGAACCTGCTTTTGATTATATTTTAACGTTTAATAACGGATTTCTTGATAAGGTTAGTTTTAATGACCATTCTCAACAATCTACACCGGACTGGTGGAGTTTATGGCGTGGTAATGATACGAACAGCTGGTCTTCAGTAGGATGGATGAACAATGGAACGATATTAAACGGCCAGTGGTACGGTGCATCTTATGGATTCAGCAATCCTACAGCACAAGCACCTGCTACGCCAACTCCTGCATACAGTTCTTTATGGTACAATTCCTCTCAAATTACCAACTGGATTGGCACCGGATCTAATAAAAGCTTAGTTGTTATAGATTTCGGAACTGATAATTCTAATGGAAATGCTAATTCATTTGTCTTTGGAATTCAATACAATGGAACGATTACTGCTGAACAGGCTTTGCAGTTGATTCAGTCACAAGCTTCTTATTTTACCTTTACCTCAACCAACAACCAAATTTCCAGTCTTTCACTGAATAATCTCACTGGAAACACTTCCGGATCAAACAGCTGGAAATTGTATAAGGGAAATGATATCTCAAGCTGGCAGACACAGTCCGAACTTTCACAAATTCAATTAACCAATAACAAATGGCTTGGATTAAGTTTCGGACAAAGAAGACCTTTTACTCCTACTGAAGCATCTAATGCAACACTGGGTGTTTCTACTGTCAATAAGAAAATTTTAAGCATTTACCCTAATCCGGCAAGTGACTTCATTCAGATTGACAGTCCTGAAAATGTGAAGGAAGTAAATATCTATTCTGCATCGGGGCAGAAAGTAATGACAGCGCAGGCTACTAAGATTAATATTCAGTCTTTAAGTTCAGGGGTTTATTTTGTTGAGATTAAAACCTTAAACAATTCAGTACTCCATAAAATGGTTAAGAAATAG
- a CDS encoding BT_3928 family protein, with translation MIKGLLRFIIAVIFILSGFVKAVDLVGFSFKMEEYFAPPVFNMPFFEKFALLFSIIVVVLELFLGFMLLLKIKLKFTLSLLIALCVFFGFLTFYSAYFNVVTDCGCFGDAIKFTPWQSFIKDVVLLVGLIILFVLYKKEFVVRDEYGATRKESSNKFKYYILGAFSLVMIYIMAQGIMHEPLIDFRDYKIGTDIKGEKEKINKNPSEYKTFYSLKNQKTGEVVKVNQDDYIKETKYWKEGTPWKIEEGKNESVLIKEGYKSEIVKFKIEDASGMEITEEIINAPKVVLVFSYHPKEVSADLLKKVEAKVNAQKGALIYGISTDPNTFKTIKNAMMDGTAIKTIARSNPFVLILEKGKIIDKQPAKDYVE, from the coding sequence ATGATCAAAGGTTTATTACGCTTTATTATTGCTGTTATTTTTATCCTTTCCGGCTTTGTAAAAGCTGTGGATCTGGTGGGATTTTCTTTCAAAATGGAAGAATATTTCGCACCTCCTGTTTTCAATATGCCGTTTTTTGAAAAATTTGCACTGCTGTTTTCAATTATAGTGGTTGTACTGGAGCTTTTCCTGGGATTTATGCTTCTGCTGAAAATAAAGCTTAAATTTACCTTATCATTACTGATAGCCCTTTGTGTGTTCTTTGGGTTCCTTACCTTCTATTCTGCTTACTTCAATGTGGTAACAGACTGTGGATGCTTTGGTGATGCTATAAAGTTTACGCCTTGGCAGAGTTTCATTAAGGACGTTGTTCTTTTGGTGGGACTTATTATTTTGTTTGTTCTGTATAAAAAAGAATTTGTGGTAAGAGATGAGTATGGAGCTACCAGAAAAGAGTCTTCGAATAAGTTCAAATATTATATTTTAGGAGCTTTTTCATTGGTTATGATCTACATTATGGCTCAGGGAATTATGCATGAACCGCTTATTGATTTCCGTGATTATAAAATAGGGACGGATATTAAAGGAGAAAAAGAAAAAATAAACAAAAATCCTTCTGAATACAAGACTTTTTATTCTTTAAAAAATCAGAAAACAGGAGAAGTTGTGAAAGTAAACCAGGACGACTATATTAAGGAAACAAAATACTGGAAAGAAGGAACTCCATGGAAGATTGAAGAGGGGAAAAATGAATCTGTCCTGATCAAGGAAGGATATAAATCTGAGATCGTAAAATTCAAAATTGAAGATGCTTCAGGGATGGAGATTACAGAGGAGATCATCAATGCTCCAAAAGTAGTTTTGGTATTCTCCTATCATCCAAAAGAGGTGTCTGCTGATCTTCTGAAAAAAGTGGAAGCTAAAGTTAATGCTCAGAAAGGAGCTCTTATCTATGGTATTTCTACTGATCCGAATACTTTTAAAACAATTAAAAATGCAATGATGGATGGCACTGCCATCAAAACCATTGCAAGAAGCAATCCATTTGTACTCATCCTGGAAAAAGGGAAAATTATAGACAAACAGCCTGCAAAAGACTACGTTGAATAA
- a CDS encoding DUF1599 domain-containing protein has translation MLKTSVQFEKVISECRDLFGKKLQDYGAAWRVLRPSSITDQIYIKVNRIRTLQMTDKKMVDESEEDEFIAIVNYSIIGLIQLEKGLSNDFNENKEEILSLYDKYAHEAKALMERKNHDYGEAWRDMRISSITDLIYQKVLRTKQIEDNQGQTIVSEGLDANYFDMLNYAVFCLIKFSEKDNQFQPKTI, from the coding sequence ATGCTAAAAACGTCAGTACAATTCGAGAAAGTTATCAGTGAGTGTCGTGATCTTTTCGGTAAAAAGTTACAGGATTACGGTGCAGCCTGGAGGGTTTTAAGACCAAGTTCCATTACGGATCAGATTTACATTAAAGTCAATAGAATCCGTACGCTTCAGATGACCGATAAAAAGATGGTAGATGAGAGTGAGGAAGATGAATTTATCGCAATTGTCAACTATTCTATCATTGGGCTTATCCAGCTTGAAAAGGGGCTTTCCAATGATTTTAATGAAAATAAAGAAGAAATATTAAGTCTTTATGACAAGTATGCCCATGAAGCTAAGGCTTTAATGGAAAGAAAAAACCATGACTACGGTGAAGCATGGAGAGATATGAGAATTTCTTCGATCACTGATCTTATTTATCAAAAAGTATTAAGAACGAAGCAGATTGAAGACAATCAGGGGCAAACTATTGTTTCCGAAGGTCTTGATGCCAATTATTTTGACATGCTGAACTATGCTGTTTTCTGTCTGATTAAGTTCTCTGAAAAAGATAATCAATTCCAACCCAAAACTATTTAA
- a CDS encoding TerB family tellurite resistance protein codes for MQKSNKSIAGYHLLMILSSVDGEFAPEEGMLVQQYLADEFPFRMNLDNELETLALLQPEEWKDHFEFHGRCFHDDSTENERIKFAKFAKSLIKADHKVTDEEHTFYVLLKNLWGLS; via the coding sequence ATGCAAAAATCAAATAAATCTATCGCCGGCTACCACTTACTAATGATTCTTTCTTCTGTAGACGGAGAGTTTGCTCCTGAAGAAGGAATGCTTGTACAGCAATATCTGGCGGATGAATTTCCATTCCGAATGAACCTTGATAATGAACTTGAAACACTTGCTCTCTTACAACCTGAAGAATGGAAAGACCACTTTGAGTTTCATGGGAGATGCTTCCACGATGATTCTACAGAAAACGAGCGTATAAAATTTGCAAAGTTTGCCAAATCATTAATCAAAGCTGACCATAAAGTGACGGATGAGGAACATACATTTTATGTTCTGCTGAAAAACTTGTGGGGATTATCATAA
- the clpP gene encoding ATP-dependent Clp endopeptidase proteolytic subunit ClpP, whose protein sequence is MDIKKDFRDFSVKHLGNNGLVTDQYMGMYGPTNLTPYIMEERRLNVAQMDVFSRLMMDRIIFLGTGIDDQVANIVTAQLLFLESADPSKDIQIYINSPGGSVYAGLGIYDTMQIIKPDVATICTGMAASMGAVLLVAGEKGKRSALKHSRVMIHQPSGGAQGVASDMEINLREMLKLKQELYEIIGHHSGQTYEWVEKSSDRDYWMTSEEAKGYGMVDEVLQRSTEKK, encoded by the coding sequence ATGGACATTAAAAAAGATTTCAGAGATTTCTCTGTAAAGCATTTAGGAAACAACGGTTTGGTAACCGATCAGTATATGGGAATGTATGGGCCAACGAATCTTACTCCGTACATCATGGAAGAAAGAAGATTAAACGTTGCTCAGATGGACGTTTTCTCCCGTTTGATGATGGACAGGATTATCTTTCTTGGAACAGGGATTGATGATCAGGTAGCAAACATTGTTACAGCACAGCTTTTATTCTTAGAAAGTGCAGATCCGTCAAAAGATATTCAGATCTACATCAACTCTCCAGGGGGTAGTGTTTATGCAGGTTTAGGTATTTATGACACCATGCAGATCATTAAGCCGGATGTAGCAACGATCTGTACCGGTATGGCTGCTTCTATGGGAGCTGTATTATTGGTGGCAGGTGAAAAAGGAAAGCGTTCTGCGCTGAAGCATTCAAGAGTCATGATTCACCAGCCTTCAGGAGGGGCTCAGGGAGTGGCTTCTGATATGGAAATCAACCTTAGAGAGATGTTGAAATTGAAGCAGGAGCTTTATGAAATTATCGGGCACCACTCTGGACAAACTTATGAGTGGGTTGAAAAATCTTCTGACAGAGATTACTGGATGACATCTGAAGAGGCTAAAGGCTACGGAATGGTAGATGAGGTTTTACAGAGATCTACAGAAAAAAAATAA
- a CDS encoding T9SS type A sorting domain-containing protein encodes MRKIYFFFLLLIMQSMSAQFTENDIKFWIGTGSKKAYFIADFNDNNTPTSYAWGYRFDSNDLTMEDLINAIANAEPKIEVEIPSGFLYSLNYNHHTPSLDDYWSTWSGLTSENLSFNNGVNNDLLIDGKWYGISYGFDPPSKPSAPVPAYSSKWYSSSQITNWIGTGSNKSLVVIDFGTDSTNGNADSFVFGIQYNGTITAEQALQLIQSQTSYFSFTSTSNQVSSLSLNNFTGNPSAPNSWKLYKGNDLSSWQAKTNLSQIQLNNNDWLGLSFGQRRPITPAESFSTLGVSSVNKKKFGIYPNPASDFIQIDSPENVKEVNIYSATGQKVLTSQATKINIRFLNSGVYFVEVKTSANSTIHKIVKK; translated from the coding sequence ATGAGAAAAATCTATTTTTTTTTCTTACTGCTTATCATGCAGTCCATGTCGGCCCAATTTACAGAAAATGACATTAAATTCTGGATAGGAACCGGTTCCAAAAAAGCTTATTTCATTGCTGATTTTAATGATAACAATACTCCTACGTCTTATGCATGGGGATATCGTTTTGATTCTAATGACTTAACAATGGAAGACCTTATCAATGCTATTGCTAATGCAGAGCCTAAGATAGAGGTTGAAATTCCTTCCGGGTTTCTTTACAGTTTAAACTACAATCATCATACACCAAGTCTTGATGATTATTGGTCTACCTGGTCAGGATTAACCTCAGAAAATTTATCATTCAATAACGGAGTAAATAATGACCTTTTGATTGACGGAAAATGGTATGGAATCTCCTATGGTTTTGATCCGCCTTCCAAGCCTTCCGCTCCTGTCCCTGCCTACAGTTCAAAGTGGTACAGTTCTTCTCAGATTACCAACTGGATAGGAACCGGAAGTAATAAAAGTCTGGTAGTAATTGACTTTGGGACAGATAGCACAAACGGAAATGCTGACTCTTTTGTATTCGGAATTCAATATAACGGAACAATAACTGCGGAACAGGCTTTACAGTTAATTCAGTCACAGACTTCTTATTTCAGTTTTACATCTACCAGTAATCAGGTTTCCAGTCTTTCACTGAATAACTTCACCGGAAACCCTTCCGCACCAAACAGCTGGAAATTATATAAAGGAAATGACCTTTCAAGCTGGCAGGCAAAAACCAATTTATCTCAAATTCAGCTGAATAACAATGACTGGCTAGGTTTAAGTTTCGGACAAAGAAGACCAATTACTCCGGCAGAATCATTTTCTACATTGGGTGTTTCCAGCGTCAATAAGAAAAAATTCGGTATCTATCCTAATCCGGCAAGTGACTTCATTCAAATTGATAGTCCTGAGAATGTGAAGGAAGTGAATATCTATTCTGCTACAGGGCAGAAAGTATTAACTTCCCAAGCAACAAAGATTAATATCCGGTTTTTGAATTCAGGAGTTTATTTTGTTGAGGTAAAAACTTCTGCCAATTCAACCATTCATAAGATAGTAAAGAAATAG
- a CDS encoding T9SS type A sorting domain-containing protein produces MKKIYFLILAFVLSFANAQTEGVLVLNEGGAGSNNAEISLISNQSVVTNNYFKINNNNATLGDTAQDIKIFGDKIFVVLNISNQIKVINKSDFSLITTISNNLDNPRYIAFSGDKFYVTNWGGTGSVNNYVAVYNLNTYAHEANIAVGSGPEKIYSKDDKLYVLLKGGFGINQYMDVINTSTNSVISEVNVGDFPHSIFEKNNLLYIMSSGNPYTPNSFGTFTVYNTTSQSIVSSTALPAGTKPAYMDTDGTNIYYMKDASIYKTSIAAPSFSTNAIASAPIPINSYGTAYGFNIVNNKIYVADPKGYVAPGKIYTYDLQGTLENTFTVSLLPNQIIAYNSASPSLSTAENTKASKLSLYPNPASDKFFVQGLNTGNIQIYDTAGRMIINTQYTQNGIDVSTLSKGNYIVKITDKNNNFTEKLIIK; encoded by the coding sequence ATGAAGAAAATCTATTTTCTTATTCTTGCGTTTGTACTCTCTTTTGCAAATGCGCAAACTGAAGGGGTCCTGGTACTCAACGAAGGCGGTGCCGGAAGCAATAATGCTGAAATATCGCTGATCTCCAATCAATCGGTTGTGACCAACAACTATTTTAAAATCAATAACAATAATGCAACACTGGGCGATACCGCACAAGACATTAAAATTTTTGGTGACAAAATTTTTGTGGTTTTAAACATTTCCAACCAAATAAAGGTCATCAACAAATCTGACTTTTCTTTGATTACCACGATTTCAAACAACCTGGACAATCCAAGATACATTGCTTTTAGCGGAGACAAATTCTATGTAACCAACTGGGGAGGAACAGGTTCTGTCAATAATTATGTAGCGGTTTACAATCTCAACACGTATGCTCATGAAGCAAATATTGCTGTAGGGTCGGGACCTGAAAAAATTTACAGTAAAGACGATAAGCTTTATGTTTTATTAAAGGGAGGTTTTGGAATCAATCAGTATATGGATGTTATCAATACTTCTACCAATTCGGTTATCTCAGAAGTAAATGTAGGAGATTTTCCACACAGTATTTTTGAAAAAAACAACCTTCTTTACATCATGAGTTCCGGAAATCCTTATACTCCTAATTCTTTTGGAACTTTTACGGTTTACAATACAACAAGCCAAAGTATCGTTTCCAGCACAGCACTTCCTGCAGGGACAAAACCAGCTTATATGGATACAGACGGTACGAATATTTATTATATGAAAGATGCGTCAATTTATAAAACATCTATTGCCGCTCCTTCTTTTTCAACAAATGCAATTGCAAGTGCACCTATTCCTATAAATAGTTATGGTACGGCCTATGGGTTTAATATTGTTAATAATAAAATTTATGTTGCTGACCCTAAGGGATATGTTGCACCGGGAAAAATTTACACTTATGATTTGCAGGGAACCTTAGAAAATACTTTTACAGTGAGTCTGCTTCCTAATCAAATCATTGCTTATAATAGTGCATCACCATCTCTTTCTACAGCTGAAAATACAAAAGCTTCTAAATTGTCATTATATCCGAATCCTGCAAGTGACAAATTCTTTGTACAAGGTTTAAATACCGGAAATATTCAGATTTATGATACTGCCGGAAGAATGATCATCAACACGCAGTATACTCAAAACGGTATTGATGTAAGTACTCTATCTAAAGGCAATTATATTGTAAAAATCACAGATAAGAATAATAATTTCACTGAAAAACTAATCATTAAATAA
- the tpiA gene encoding triose-phosphate isomerase, producing MRRKIVAGNWKMNKNVIDAQQLMIQLLSYKNNNATNCEVWIAPPSLYLMMAKDIFEKDEIGVFSQDMSEHESGAYTGEISADMLESIDATGSLIGHSERRQYHGETDSHCNKKIKLALDKGLTPIYCNGETLDQRKAGQHLEVVKNQTEVALFTLSADEIKKVVIAYEPVWAIGTGETATPEQAQEIHAHIRNIIASKYGQEVADEVSILYGGSVKPDNAKEIFSQPDIDGGLIGGAALKLEDFSKIIEGFN from the coding sequence ATGAGAAGAAAGATAGTTGCAGGTAACTGGAAAATGAACAAGAATGTAATTGATGCTCAACAATTGATGATCCAATTACTAAGTTATAAAAACAACAATGCAACAAACTGTGAGGTTTGGATTGCTCCACCATCTTTATATTTAATGATGGCTAAAGACATCTTTGAAAAGGATGAAATCGGAGTATTTTCTCAGGATATGAGCGAGCATGAAAGTGGTGCTTATACGGGTGAAATTTCTGCGGATATGCTTGAATCTATCGATGCAACCGGATCATTGATCGGTCACTCTGAAAGAAGACAATACCACGGAGAAACTGATTCCCACTGCAACAAAAAAATCAAATTAGCATTGGATAAAGGTCTTACTCCTATCTACTGTAACGGAGAAACTCTTGATCAGAGAAAAGCGGGACAGCATCTTGAAGTAGTAAAAAACCAAACTGAAGTTGCTCTTTTCACCCTTTCTGCTGATGAAATCAAAAAGGTAGTAATCGCTTACGAACCTGTATGGGCTATCGGAACGGGAGAAACTGCGACTCCTGAGCAGGCTCAGGAAATCCATGCTCACATCAGAAATATTATTGCTTCCAAATATGGACAGGAAGTTGCTGATGAGGTTTCTATCCTTTATGGTGGTTCTGTAAAGCCGGACAATGCAAAGGAAATTTTCTCTCAACCTGATATTGACGGTGGTCTTATCGGAGGAGCAGCTTTAAAATTAGAAGATTTCTCTAAGATTATTGAGGGATTTAATTAA